The Methanolacinia petrolearia DSM 11571 genome has a segment encoding these proteins:
- a CDS encoding Nramp family divalent metal transporter, whose protein sequence is MIQGIIGKLKSRYSDYLLFLGPGLLLAIAAAGESGLTEVIASGAHYGFELIWVVIITLIFKFAFTTGIARYTLATGETIFDGLRKIPGPKNWTAYFVLVIYLLEMFAFAGMLLMGGIFLDYLIPGLNPPWFLAIISLAVIMFLLWKDSYERIEKIVVIIAVLLFAGIIVVLSQFYLHGPAILDGCIPTIPPGSAVTIMALMGSIGSGLNILLYSVWLHEKTGGECGENFFRRYIKSVNLDLVLAFTLVGFITLIFIGLGVSGFVVSYLGHGEEVTTEAIISQVLYIVGTIPYGITAFLVFGYIIMFGAAISGMDGRARAVSTMIKGALRLNTDEKILYRGCLVLFAAIIIISFYYFTDPMLLLRHSAAIASIIFAAFGFVIIYLDRKLPKYSRGSRLWLTVMGVGCFVFLYIALTLENAILEFGLPLVERILFIAFVFYILSKTELFTKLTEGRADLLDKIWTIAIFGAISIYGTYRGIEYGGLIVNFRDLGPMIAGLLGGPVVGVFAGIVGAVYRYSLGGWTAVPCMAGTIFAGLFAGIYCHIYRGQITYYRAALLAIIVECVHILLFVPLFVTDITLEQYLMVIDTSLMPMITANIAGLLIFVYLLKLSGSRLNDYWPLKKNLIGKEKQKECDEDEN, encoded by the coding sequence ATGATTCAGGGTATCATCGGTAAGCTAAAATCAAGATATTCTGATTATTTACTTTTTCTCGGACCTGGTCTTCTTCTTGCGATTGCTGCCGCAGGAGAGAGCGGCCTTACTGAGGTTATCGCATCGGGCGCCCATTACGGATTCGAATTGATCTGGGTCGTGATAATCACCCTTATATTCAAATTCGCATTTACTACCGGAATCGCACGATATACCCTCGCGACAGGCGAGACAATATTCGACGGCCTCCGGAAGATACCGGGGCCGAAGAACTGGACCGCATATTTCGTCCTCGTAATCTACCTTCTCGAGATGTTCGCATTTGCCGGTATGCTCCTCATGGGCGGGATCTTTCTCGATTATCTCATTCCGGGCCTGAACCCCCCGTGGTTTCTTGCAATAATCTCTCTTGCAGTGATCATGTTCCTGCTGTGGAAGGACTCTTATGAAAGGATCGAAAAGATAGTCGTAATAATCGCAGTCCTACTCTTTGCCGGCATAATTGTCGTCCTCTCGCAGTTCTATCTTCACGGGCCGGCGATCCTCGACGGGTGCATCCCGACGATCCCTCCGGGATCGGCGGTTACGATCATGGCACTGATGGGATCGATCGGATCGGGCCTTAACATACTTCTGTATTCAGTGTGGCTCCACGAGAAGACGGGCGGCGAATGCGGGGAGAACTTCTTCCGGCGATATATCAAAAGCGTCAACCTCGATCTCGTCCTAGCCTTCACGCTTGTCGGCTTTATAACCCTGATCTTTATCGGGCTCGGTGTAAGCGGATTCGTGGTATCATATCTCGGCCATGGTGAGGAGGTGACTACCGAGGCGATAATTTCACAGGTACTCTACATAGTGGGTACGATCCCCTACGGGATTACCGCGTTTCTGGTCTTCGGGTATATCATAATGTTCGGCGCCGCGATATCGGGGATGGATGGTCGGGCGAGGGCCGTTTCCACGATGATCAAGGGTGCTTTGAGACTGAATACGGATGAAAAGATCCTCTACAGGGGATGCCTGGTATTATTTGCGGCAATTATCATAATCTCGTTCTACTACTTTACTGACCCGATGCTTCTCCTCAGGCATTCCGCTGCAATCGCGTCGATAATATTTGCCGCATTCGGTTTTGTGATAATCTACCTGGACAGAAAACTGCCGAAGTACTCGAGGGGCAGCAGACTCTGGCTGACCGTGATGGGAGTCGGCTGTTTCGTGTTCCTGTATATCGCACTGACACTCGAGAATGCTATCCTCGAATTCGGTCTTCCTCTTGTTGAAAGAATTCTCTTCATTGCATTTGTCTTCTATATACTCTCAAAGACAGAACTTTTCACGAAATTAACCGAAGGCAGGGCGGATCTGCTCGACAAAATATGGACTATTGCGATCTTCGGCGCGATCTCGATCTACGGAACCTATCGCGGCATCGAATACGGGGGCCTTATCGTCAACTTCAGGGATCTCGGGCCGATGATCGCCGGCCTTCTCGGCGGCCCGGTAGTAGGAGTATTCGCAGGGATTGTCGGTGCAGTCTACCGGTATTCACTCGGCGGGTGGACGGCGGTGCCATGTATGGCGGGAACAATATTTGCAGGATTGTTCGCAGGTATATACTGCCATATTTACAGGGGACAGATAACATATTACAGGGCCGCACTGCTTGCAATAATTGTAGAATGTGTTCATATTCTGCTGTTTGTTCCGCTATTCGTCACGGACATCACTCTCGAACAATATCTTATGGTCATCGACACGTCACTAATGCCGATGATCACCGCGAATATTGCTGGCCTCCTGATATTTGTATATCTCTTGAAACTCTCAGGCAGCCGCCTGAATGACTACTGGCCGCTGAAGAAGAATTTGATCGGAAAAGAGAAACAGAAGGAGTGCGATGAAGATGAAAACTGA
- a CDS encoding ABC transporter substrate-binding protein: protein MKMKTEFSPKMLLRSALIVFIVTAAILSSGCTILKTGEVPEDEIVIGVLLPFSGNMEEYGVGFRDGIDMAIADINDEGGIRGIPVRAEYQDTFGTPNIATFGFKRFADMGISVIIGDASSTNTLKIAPLAEEAGIVLVSPGATSPDLSQYKNYVFRTISSDTYQGRGIAKVLMSLYPEAENVSVVFMDNDYGTALAEAFMEAFREKGGNLTQEIEFSEDMGNYSDVALALKEGNPDAVVLISYQEEAAMIMNAARLQGMDDTIWIGSEALIDDKLIKSTGDYSEGMIATMQANHIISESFAGRYMEEYNKSYVDWPVPYGYDTMMIISQVIEAKGYEPDDISEGLKEIRYLGVCGAKSFDENGDIYPSYDVLQVQDGEWFQIRWNEILYGSENNKKSH from the coding sequence ATGAAGATGAAAACTGAATTCAGTCCGAAAATGCTCCTGAGATCGGCATTGATCGTTTTCATTGTAACTGCCGCGATCCTCTCGTCGGGGTGCACGATCCTCAAGACAGGGGAGGTCCCGGAGGACGAGATCGTTATTGGCGTCCTTCTCCCGTTCTCCGGGAACATGGAGGAGTACGGGGTCGGCTTTAGGGATGGGATCGATATGGCCATCGCCGATATCAACGACGAAGGGGGAATACGCGGCATTCCTGTCCGTGCGGAATACCAGGATACCTTCGGAACGCCCAACATCGCGACATTCGGTTTCAAGAGGTTTGCAGATATGGGAATCAGCGTCATAATAGGGGATGCTTCGAGTACGAATACGCTGAAAATAGCCCCTCTTGCGGAAGAGGCAGGAATAGTGCTGGTATCCCCGGGAGCTACATCTCCGGATCTTTCGCAGTACAAAAACTACGTATTCCGGACGATATCCTCGGACACCTACCAGGGAAGGGGTATTGCAAAGGTCCTGATGTCGCTTTACCCTGAAGCGGAGAATGTATCCGTCGTATTCATGGACAACGATTACGGTACGGCTCTCGCAGAGGCTTTCATGGAAGCTTTCAGAGAGAAGGGCGGCAATCTAACCCAGGAGATAGAATTTTCGGAAGACATGGGAAATTACTCGGATGTCGCCCTTGCACTGAAGGAGGGCAACCCCGACGCAGTGGTTCTTATCAGCTACCAGGAAGAGGCCGCGATGATAATGAACGCGGCGAGGCTCCAGGGAATGGACGATACGATATGGATCGGATCAGAAGCCCTGATCGATGACAAACTGATAAAAAGCACAGGGGACTATTCCGAAGGAATGATCGCGACGATGCAGGCAAACCATATCATCTCCGAATCATTTGCCGGGCGCTATATGGAGGAATACAACAAATCCTACGTTGACTGGCCAGTTCCCTACGGCTACGACACGATGATGATAATATCGCAGGTGATAGAAGCGAAGGGTTATGAACCCGATGACATCAGCGAAGGATTAAAGGAGATCAGGTACTTAGGCGTCTGCGGTGCGAAATCCTTCGATGAAAACGGGGATATTTACCCGTCCTACGATGTCCTCCAGGTGCAGGACGGGGAATGGTTCCAGATACGGTGGAACGAGATCCTCTACGGATCGGAGAACAACAAAAAAAGCCACTGA